One window of the Pieris brassicae chromosome 4, ilPieBrab1.1, whole genome shotgun sequence genome contains the following:
- the LOC123707965 gene encoding NADH dehydrogenase [ubiquinone] 1 alpha subcomplex subunit 2: MSVRLGGALKELRIHLCQTSPHSAGVREFISKNYVNIKKENPTFPILIRECNGIQPRIWARYEKGAERSAPLTNLSASDVIAALKQFVK; the protein is encoded by the exons atgtCTGTTCGACTTGGGGGTGCTTTAAAAGAGCTGAGAATTCACTTATGCCAAACAAGTCCGCACTCGGCTGGTGTAAG GGAATTCATAAGTAAAAACTATGTTAACATAAAGAAAGAGAATCCTACTTTTCCAATTCTTATTAGAGAGTGCAATGGAATACAACCTCGCATTTGGGCTCGATATG aaaaaGGCGCTGAGCGTAGTGCACCTCTCACAAACCTATCTGCTAGTGATGTTATAGCAGCACTTAAGCAATttgtaaagtaa
- the LOC123707964 gene encoding probable pseudouridine-5'-phosphatase translates to MRILLIKTVSNTFGRRFLSTKNVRQVTHCIFDMDGLLLDTEQVYKKMITQLCANYGHQYTDKLMMKVLGGTEQRLSEILCKELKLPITPKEFRDQLLILGDTMLANAPLMDGAERLIRHLHTSKVPFALATSSSARSVDTKIASYKELFSYFNHMVMGSTDREVKFGKPHPDIFLVAAARFPDKPDPSKCLVFEDSPHGVTAGISAGMQVVMVPDPHLNKMLTTHATIVLPTLAKFQPEIFGLPPFK, encoded by the exons ATGAGAATTCTTCTTATAAAAACTGTGTCCAATACTTTTGGAAGGAGGTTTTTATCTACTAAAAATGTTAGACAAGTTACTCATTGTATATTTGATATGGATGGTCTATTATTAG ATACAGAACAAGTGTATAAAAAGATGATAACCCAACTATGTGCTAATTATGGCCATCAATATACTGACAAGTTAATGATGAAAGTTCTTGGTGGAACAGAACAAAGGCTCTCTGAAATCCTCTGCAAAGAATTGAAGCTCCCAATAACACCTAAAGAATTTAGagatcaattattaattttaggaGATACTATGTTGGCCAATGCTCCATTAATGGATG GGGCAGAAAGATTAATTCGTCATTTACACACATCAAAAGTGCCATTTGCCTTAGCCACATCATCTAGTGCCCGATCAGTTGACACTAAGATTGCCAGTTATAAAGAATTGTTCAGTTATTTCAATCATATGGTGATGGGCAGTACAGATAGAGAAGTGAAGTTTGGGAAACCACATCCTGATATATTCTTAGTTGCTGCTGCAAGATTTCCAGATAAACCTGATCCTAGTAAA TGTTTAGTATTTGAAGACTCTCCTCATGGTGTGACAGCTGGTATATCAGCTGGGATGCAAGTAGTCATGGTTCCTGACCCTCacttaaacaaaatgttaacaACACATGCAACAATAGTATTACCAACACTTGCAAAATTCCAACCTGAAATATTTGGGTTGCCCCCTTTCaagtga